One genomic segment of Flagellimonas marinaquae includes these proteins:
- a CDS encoding SsrA-binding protein, translating to MFYKVLAKINKVILPSYSKKGLNLSKASKLQLAIIGWRYFVTTKALDNN from the coding sequence ATGTTTTACAAGGTTTTGGCCAAAATAAACAAGGTTATTCTCCCGTCATATTCAAAAAAGGGACTGAATCTATCCAAGGCAAGTAAATTGCAGCTAGCGATAATCGGGTGGCGCTATTTTGTAACCACCAAGGCTTTGGACAATAATTAA
- a CDS encoding M56 family metallopeptidase: METILLYILQSFLVAGGFLAVYHIFLKKETLFMENRLFLVAGLVLSFIFPLLKIQQTVVASQPILVQVGETSSQVPATTGQNGFIVPEGLIIALYLSVAILLFIKFITRLLSLRKLSRTANIKKESPYVHMITEKRISPFSFFNYIFYNPRLFEPNELRSVLEHEKVHARQYHTLDILLLEVLKIVFWFNPILWLYQSAIKQNLEYLADHYAVEETDNKKSYQYLMLKQAVDQKEYTLANSFYNSLIKKRIVMLNQNQSKKINILKTLAVMPLLGLLLVSFNIEKKYLYKDSVTLDNVMVKETPKDNKMVELTIDKNTTDADLDNIKKDLAKEGVDFSYTTVRNDDGEIISISLNLSGKNANGKDFSGNYNSNSDSPINPITVLYDDTNNAVSFWNAKKKSKVKIHRTDDSDVSWSTDDEKEIIVKKVDGKKKVFVNGEEVNEDKLHTMDIHLDEDSDEESVFIVKQKGNGKKNVKIEKIGKKKDGAFVMKMIDDKDVNIENKTNVMVIRDSDDDEDIEVSGDDSNFLFISSDDKGRPLYIVDGKKTKQKMVNKISPSDIENVTVLKGDPAIEKYGKKGTNGVIEITTKKNK, from the coding sequence ATGGAAACCATTCTACTATATATTTTACAATCCTTTCTTGTGGCCGGTGGTTTTTTGGCGGTGTACCATATTTTTCTAAAAAAGGAGACCCTTTTTATGGAGAATCGGCTGTTTTTGGTTGCAGGCCTGGTGCTGTCCTTTATCTTTCCATTACTTAAAATTCAGCAAACCGTTGTTGCGTCCCAACCTATTTTAGTGCAAGTTGGCGAAACCTCCTCTCAAGTTCCCGCCACAACAGGTCAAAATGGCTTTATTGTCCCAGAGGGTTTAATCATAGCCTTATATTTATCGGTCGCCATTTTATTATTTATAAAATTCATTACAAGGTTGCTTTCGCTAAGAAAGCTATCCAGAACCGCAAATATTAAAAAGGAAAGTCCGTATGTTCATATGATTACGGAAAAGCGGATTTCCCCCTTCTCGTTCTTCAATTATATTTTTTATAATCCGCGATTGTTCGAACCAAACGAACTACGCTCGGTTTTGGAGCACGAAAAGGTCCATGCAAGACAATATCACACCTTGGATATTCTATTATTGGAAGTTTTAAAAATAGTTTTCTGGTTCAATCCAATTCTATGGTTGTATCAAAGTGCAATAAAACAGAACCTAGAGTATTTGGCGGATCATTACGCCGTGGAAGAAACGGACAACAAAAAATCCTACCAGTACCTTATGCTTAAACAGGCGGTCGATCAAAAAGAATACACATTGGCCAACTCATTTTATAATTCATTAATCAAAAAACGAATAGTCATGTTAAATCAAAATCAATCGAAAAAAATCAACATTCTTAAAACATTGGCCGTAATGCCTCTATTGGGATTACTGCTTGTGAGTTTCAATATTGAGAAAAAATATCTTTATAAAGATTCCGTCACCCTCGATAACGTTATGGTAAAAGAAACACCAAAAGACAACAAGATGGTAGAGCTAACCATTGACAAGAACACCACAGATGCGGATTTGGACAACATTAAAAAAGATTTGGCCAAAGAGGGTGTGGACTTTAGCTATACCACAGTAAGGAACGACGACGGCGAAATTATTTCCATCTCGTTGAACCTAAGCGGAAAAAACGCAAACGGTAAAGACTTTAGTGGGAATTACAACTCAAATTCCGACAGTCCGATCAACCCTATAACCGTACTATACGATGATACGAACAATGCGGTCTCCTTTTGGAACGCAAAAAAGAAAAGTAAGGTTAAAATCCATAGAACGGATGATAGTGACGTCTCATGGAGTACGGATGACGAAAAAGAAATTATCGTAAAAAAAGTAGATGGTAAAAAGAAGGTATTCGTCAATGGTGAGGAGGTCAATGAAGATAAGCTACATACCATGGATATACATTTAGATGAGGATAGTGATGAAGAAAGTGTTTTTATAGTCAAACAAAAAGGTAACGGAAAGAAGAATGTAAAAATTGAGAAAATTGGAAAAAAGAAAGACGGTGCATTTGTAATGAAAATGATTGACGACAAGGATGTGAACATTGAGAATAAAACAAATGTAATGGTCATTAGGGATTCCGATGATGACGAGGATATCGAAGTCAGCGGTGATGACTCGAACTTCCTTTTTATAAGTTCTGATGATAAAGGTCGACCACTGTATATTGTGGATGGTAAAAAAACAAAACAAAAAATGGTCAATAAAATATCACCATCCGATATTGAAAATGTAACCGTTTTAAAGGGAGACCCTGCTATTGAAAAATATGGTAAAAAAGGTACAAATGGAGTGATTGAGATAACCACCAAAAAAAATAAATAA
- a CDS encoding BlaI/MecI/CopY family transcriptional regulator has translation MQKLTNKEEEIMKILWELKKAFVKEILEEIRGEKPHYNTLSTIVRNLQEKGFVDHEAFGNTHRYFPLITKEQYRKKYVNAAIADYYNDSFKSLVSHFAQEEKISVSELKEIIDLIEKKK, from the coding sequence ATGCAAAAATTGACCAACAAGGAAGAGGAAATCATGAAAATTCTCTGGGAGCTCAAAAAAGCGTTTGTAAAAGAAATTCTTGAGGAAATTAGAGGTGAAAAACCGCATTACAACACCTTGTCCACCATAGTTAGAAACCTACAGGAAAAAGGATTCGTAGACCACGAAGCGTTCGGTAACACCCATCGGTATTTCCCTTTGATCACCAAAGAACAGTACCGCAAAAAATATGTGAATGCCGCAATTGCCGATTACTATAACGACTCTTTTAAGAGTTTGGTCTCACATTTTGCACAAGAAGAAAAGATATCGGTTTCCGAGCTAAAAGAGATTATTGACCTAATTGAAAAGAAAAAGTAA